The DNA segment ATAAACAAATACATACTTTCAATGTAAGGGAGAAGGGAGGAGAAGCCTCGTTGTGATCACTTCCTTCCTCTCCATCAAACTTAACAATAGGGATGATAGGGTAGAAACAAAAACTTACGAGTGACAGGGCAAAGGTAATAGGGCCTCATAATAAGGTCTTAGGAAGAGGTTCAAGTGGCGGATGACAACAAGAGATATAGGCCAGAGTAGTCTCATCTTTTAGATACCAAGAGTCGTTCTTCGATAATAAACCAAAAAGAGAGTgctctataaaaaaaattataaagatttaagatttttttaaaaaacttatccatatatatatatatgaaataaaattattatatttattctgttaaaatataaatgaattaattaaatttataatatcacAGCTTTGCGAGAGAGGCAAAATCAATGACGAAAGGATTCACCGAATCAATGTAAGTGGGTTTTGTTTTCTTCTATTATTGAAAGATTCACATGATCTCCTGACAAGAAAGTATTACACGTTGATGGAAAGGAGGCTTCTAAAAGGTAAAACCTCCCAGATAAAGAATGAAATTTCTCATACAACTAACTCCATTACTTTACTTCCTTTTAACTTGTGTTTCATCTTAACACTTGGAGCATCGTTGGATTTACCCTTCGATTGTTGTTCCTCTATAGCTTTACTGAGCCTTGCATGTTATCTTGACATGATGTTCATAGTGTTTTCTAAAATCTATCTGTCTATAATGTCGTCGTTCGGTATATttatgtgtttttttttcttacattAAAAGATAAACTAAGAAGACAAAATTCAATTCTATGATCTTAATCAAAGATCTTACTAATTAAGCTATGctgaatttaattaaaaataataaaagattcaTGTCATAGTGTAGATCTTTCACacatcaaattattatttttttcatctcGTTTTTTCTCTAATAATGTTTACACATTTTTGACATCAAATTACTGTTCATTTAAAATTGGCATACCAAATCACTGATACATACTCTTTGCTGGTTCTACATAAGAAAGATGCCAACAACAAATGTTCTACATTTCCTCATTATTTGTCCTGCTTGAAAAAGACTCACATCTTTGGACTTGAGTACTGGCTTAACTGgactggtcaatcagaaagacttCGACAGTATCAGAAAAGGAAATATGATTGTCTACCTTAGTTCTCACAAGATCCTGGATTGACAGTATCAGAAAggttttttctcttgtttttctcacctttattttctttttcttaaagGTAGTCCAAAGATTCTTGGATGATCCTTGGGGTGTGTATCAGTCGTGGAAAAGCCTCCTTGCATGGTGTTAACTCAAAGAAGAGACCTGCTTGTGTTTATCAGCAGATAAGCAGGTCAGACTGCCTTCATAATAGCTCCACAAACATCTCTAATCACATGGCCTCACACATCAAAACCAACAGATACAACCAATCTGGTTAATCGGCATAGTTGCTTGCATTTTCCAGGACCCAAGACGGAGTAGAGTTTATAGTCACTAATCCTACTTGTCCAACATAATATGACCACATCAGTATTCAATCAAATCTACAAGTTATACACATTCTACGAACTAGAAATGCATTGCAACAGACACAAGTCTCCCTGCACAATACCACTCAGAATATATGTCAAGACAAGCGCTGCATGACAAATTGCTGATCGACTAAAAGGCAAGTCGGTGACAAAAAAAGGTGCATAATGATTGATTGCGGGCGACACAGAATCCAAATATACAAGTTCATGTGAATCCTAGAAGATTTAAAGAAGAGGAAAGTCGTACATTTTCCTGCCCTTAGAATGTTGACCTTGCTCATTTTCGATGGCCCAGAGAAATCTGTTTGCTAATATGGCACAAATTTCAACCAAAAGTTAGGATATTTCCCTGATAGATCAACAAATACATTGTTCAAAGCGGTTCAAGGTGAAAGCGGAGATGTGCATGAGATATACAGGGAGTGCAGAAGATCCTTAATAAGATAGACAAGCCAAAGATTCGGAGCAGAATCCAGGCATCGGATTAGCAGGAAGAACTCACAGTCATCCAGATTTGAATAGCAAAACAGCCTTCGAGTCAACGTAAAAATAAAGGAAGTGGTTGGTCTCATGTGTTACATATGATCCTGCAAAGGCAGAAGCCAGATTAGAAAGAATACTTTACACAGTGAAGAGAATTGTGATGAGACAATAACGAAAATAATTAATTCAGTGAAGGAAAAACAAGTGCCAATCTatctgaataacagaaattgccaGATTGATTCATCATATTATATAGGCACTTCATAGGAGAATTTATGTCCATTATCTGTTTGATGTTGCTTTATTATGATTCACAGTTACGATAATTTCTTTTATATTACAAATGAGGGAAGCCAAAAGACCACACAAAGTTATCTTAAAGGATAGCACAATCCACACGCCCTACATCAAGAATGACCCTGGGAAGGAAAGAGAGAAGTTTTGTCAGACGGATGATTCATGTTAAATGCTTTTTGCATGTCAATTCAGTGGCATATTATGTACAATAAAAACAGTGTAATGAGGAATCCCAAAATGAATCGGGTCgggtgaattagagaatagacagACGTATGTTGGCATTCCATAGCTTTCTGAGACTGAATTAGGGGGCTATTATATTCGTTATATGGGTCTCTTTAAACAGGTCTTTAAAAGTTAAAACTAATCATAAAACGGACAGAAATGTCAACATATTGGATCAGACTAGCCAGTTCATTCCAATTCTCAGAGGCCAGGTCACTGTATCTTATTGAACCCTCATCCCCTCAGCTCCCCAAATAAAGAATCATTAACGACTAATTTCAAAAACTGTGATTGGAAATACAAATCTAAGATGTCACTCTTTTGTTATTTTCTAACATACAGCTTTATCCAGCATGATTATCCCTGTACGGAGAGAAAACATGTAagacagtaaccttactattaTCTCAATCAAATTTTGGATATTGACAAAATTGTGCAAATAAATTATAAGTTATAACTGAAAACCAGACTCAATACTGTTGTTCACAAGTCACTGTAACATCACAACATAGCGTAAACATGCCACATCTGAACAATGATGTCATGCAGAACCTGTATGTGGCAATTACCAAATGGAACAGAAAGTACTGCAGGAACAACTATGGCTACAGTAAGCTACTATGATCTACATGCCCCAGTGCACGTGTAGCAACAAATTCTCTGTGGCCGCTGGTCCTAGAGATACAACATCTCCAGGTAATGTGTGTCCTAATTGCTTCCACTGAATATACTCCATTCAAAATAAATGAAGCACATCAAAATGTGGCACAGGATTGAAAGATTTTTGGTGGCAAGGTAACATAGCAATCAAGAAATGCAGTAGACAAGAAGATAAAGTATTGGACAATTTTGATAATTTCCTCTGCTTGCAATAGAAACATAGGAAGTATGCATCTCATGAACACTTCTCTATTGTTAGGGGAATAGAAGAGCTAACCTGCCAACAATTGCCATCAGAAAGCATAAATTTTGAAGTACCCTTTGTTAGAATAAAATTACCTGTATGATCATATTTTCATATGCAACACTAATAGGATAGTGATCCAAGATTTCCATGACATACTCAACAACTTACATAAACAcaattcaaaaatatatatcacaCAGATAAACAGGTCACAGCAGTCTCACTTCATGTCACCTTATGCAGATGAAAAGGAAGTGACACAGGTGGTGGACGAGGCATTAGACTGTTGCAGAATAACTGAACTTTTTGATATCCAAAATTTAGACATATCTTCCAAAGGAAGCACATTTATAATTAGTCACTATGACTCAATTTCCAGTGGTGATATTGGTTACTAAGTCAAGATTAGGAAAATTGTCTCTCTATCTACTGAAGTAGGCCTACAACCAATGGCCCTCTCCAAACAGTGTAATTGCAAAAAGCCTCAAAAGCATTGGGGCCACCCTTCTTCATGGTTGACTTCCAATAGCTATTTTATTCTTGTTTCTGTTTAAGTGAAATCAGAGTAAAAAAGTGAAAGTTACCAGTCAACCAAGCATGATAGCAAGTTTAAAAAATGTGTGATTTCTTCCCATTACCTACAATAAATCTCCTCTATATAACAAGCATCCACTTAACATCAAAAAGAAAATATCTTTACATCTGAAATAGAATTAGAAGAAACTTAACATATTAGGTCAAATATGTAATTAAAATATGTAACCAAAAGGAATTTCTTTATTAGCTAACCATCCAAATTCCTTTGATGACACAGGAAAACCGGGATTTGAGATTGGTAAAGATATAAGGAAAGAACATCGTAAGAGCATACATGAAAAAAACAGAGAGGTCTCCATAATGAAGAAATTAATGATTTTGAGCCACTAAACGATTGTCATGGAAAAGAGTAGAGTGAGATAATTATTAGGGTGCACTTAGAGAATAGATACACATTTGAATATCAGTGCaagtcaaataattatgtgaaaaAGGTTACATGGAATCCGTAAGTACCATAGATAGAATTTATTTATATAGGTAACAGGACAATCAGTCATATGATGAGAAAAAACATAAAACAACAAGTGACTTGGAGAGGTCAATGCACCAATCCAGTGACCCAATAGCAGGTCTACAGATTCTCTTACACTATGTGCTAATCCACGgaatatatttttacaaaatatttttattttcttttttcctttggaaCAGAGGGGGTCTGCCCTTTGCATGCATCCGTATATCAGAAGAACCATGGTGCTATGCTGGTAAGCCGGAATATCTAAAAACATTGACTGCCGTCTACTAGAACTACAGAGGTAAAAACTGTTTTGGGAAATTTTCATGTGGTATGCAATCAAACCAAAATTGTTTGACAACTATACTCTGATACCTTACGGTCAACAAAACTTGTGTCTATCgatataagatgagagaaaaaacATATATTAAAAACACAATATCGAAGAAAGAATAGATTGTGCACAGAAAAACCAACAACATGAAATAAGGCGAGGCAAGTTCTTGGCCGAATATTTTCTAGTAAACTAGCAACAAGAAAGGTTCTGTAAAGCAACTATAAGCACTAACCTGCAGAAACCCATTAATGAAGCATTTATGGTTAAGTTAATTACTAGGATACAAATCATAAAAGATAGACATTCAGATGCTTGGTGCacttagttggaagtttaattacGTCCAAAACAGCAAAATATTCAAACGCAAAAACTACTTCATGCTACAATTAACATGACTATGATACTGCAACATAACTCTCCGATAGTTGACGTCCATCCACAGAACCACTGAAACTAAATAAGTACCTCTGACATCATCCTTCCGCATCAGTCTACAACTTAGTATAATCTATGGAAGAAAACAATATCCCTTCGAAACCTCACCAGTCGATCAGCTATAACTACAAATATTCGATGGATGTATCTCTATGAAGTAAAGCCCAAGTAGACCAAACAATACGAATCATGAAGCACTATAaattgaaaagaaagaaaaagagaaactgATATTTACGTCCGAAGGATAAGAACGAAGCGAAAAAAAGGAAAGCAAGGAAAGGATGGATACCGAAGTTGCGCCCGACGATGCAGTGCCAAGTTTGCCCATACTTCTTATCGAATTCCTTTTTGATGTATTCGGCGATTTCCTTCTCCAACCTGTGTTTCTCAAACGCCTATTTGCGCCAACACAAAGACGGAGAAACGAATCAAGGGAGAAACCAAAGATCGGTGAGCAAAGTTCTTCACGGATCGATGAAACGCAAACAAGGGGCTCGAGATCGAAGGAGGCGTACGGCGCGGGAGCAGTCGATCGCGTCGTTCCGCATCTTCTCGCTCATGTCGATGCTCTTCAGGACGATCTTGGGCGACGTCGCCGCCTGCGCCACCGCTCCTACGCCGCTCTTGCTCTCCTCCGCCATCGCGGCTCTCTGTCTCTGTGAATGGACGAGGAGAAATCAAAAAGAGCACGGCGAAGCTCCGAGCCAAGAATAGGGAGAGGGGCGGATGGGGGAAACCCGATGTAATCGTAAGGTAACTCTCACCGCAACTCGTGGATCGGGTGCCGCCGCCGAGTCTCGATCCAGATAATGCATAGACGAGGGAGGCGTCCCATTGGTTAAAGGCCGACGTGGCTTTCTTTTCAAGTTCCTTCTCTCGTGGCTGGTACCTCTCCCGAGACACAGGATCCCTCGCCGACGTCGTGCGGCAGCACACGCAGTTGTACCGACGTGGCGCTGATGTGGCTGATCATGGGCTCTCAATCAAGTGGGTCCCAGTTGGTGTCCCACGCGGTTCAATTTTGCGATAAGTGACGCCAGCGGGGAGCCGAGTTGGCACGCCAACGCAGCTTTCTCAGTGCCACGAGCCTCCTCTCACAAGGATCGATTCCGTCTCGCCAATACGAAGGAGAGAGGCTCGGATGGAAGAACCTAAAAGCTCAGAAACATTGTTCTGAAATTATTTCTTGTTCTCATACGGATTGCAGCCAAGAAAAGATGTAAGCAACTAAAGGTAGTGGGCTTCCCATCAGATgccaaaaagaaatataggaagcATTTGAATTCAATTCAGTGGACATTGGCTTTTCAATGTCCAACATGCAAGAAAGAGGAATGAATGCTGATGGTCATTCTGCATAGAAATCGTAAGAAAGAGGAAAGTCACATTGCAGAGGTTGCTGAGGGAATTGGGTACACATAGAAACTGTGTACATTTGCATTGAGGAGGTGAGATTACTGTACAAGCTCTGAAGGGACTGAGGAATTAGAGTGGCGACATGACTGCATCCCACAGTTGCTATTGAAGGTACAATAAAAGCTCCAAGCTTTAAAGGTGTCTGAACTCAGCGTTCGACCTCCATTAAGGTCTGCATCAAACTGTCAATGGCTTCTCCATCTTCTCGAGGTTTGATGCCAAGTTGTTGAGCTGCAACCCATGTTTTGTGGAGACTGAGACGGAGCAGCAGGAGGTGGTCCTTATACAACAAGTAGGAATCATGGGGTCAGCAAGATccatcatcaccatcattacaTGAAGCATGGATCAGGGACCAGTACTGATGCAACTCCCCAGGAAGGATTCCAGACTCCAATTTCTCGAGTTATCTTTGTACATACATCACATCAAAAACTATGTTTCAAGTTGGCTTATTATCCTATCAAGGAGCAGttcataactctctctctctctctctctctctctgtctgtacTGCTGGCTTTAGATCAGGTTGTGGGCACAAGTGGCAATTAAATATTGGATGATGGGAACAGAAGTGGGCACCGATGGAGTGGGGAATCGAAGGAATCAATCTTCAGATCAGAAGAAATATCCAAAGACTTAAGTTTATTATGTGATCAAATCTTCTTGCGATAGAGGGAATGGGTGTGGGTTGGGGAGGGGAAAGCGGGTGGCTGCTGACCACCTCCTGTGGCTGTACTGCTGGCACGTGTATCATCATCCCCATCGAGGTATATTTATTGCCACcccatgcctctgctccatgttcctttGTCCCTGTCTTGATCTCCCCCTTCATTCACTTGCTCAAGAAATCCCTCTCGAGTCCCCTGTTGTCAGGTTCCCACACCATTCGTTTCCTCAAGGTCATGCTTTGATGCTTGCTGGAGCTGTTGCCGAACACATGGAGGTGGAGTACCGGGAGGTGATCCAGAACTTGATATTTCTGATCTCTGCCAAGCTTCTTCTGTCATCATCTTGTTTGTGTGTCTTGCTTTCCTTTAGCTCTTGCTTTTTTTGATCCTTCCTTCTTTCATGGTGATGATGATGGCAGGAGTACATTAGGAACTCAAGAGGTGTGCGGCTCTTCACATGCAGATGGCtgcccacttcttcttcttcaccgaaAGCCCTCGTCTTCCTCTGTCATGGTCGTCATGATC comes from the Musa acuminata AAA Group cultivar baxijiao chromosome BXJ2-8, Cavendish_Baxijiao_AAA, whole genome shotgun sequence genome and includes:
- the LOC103995888 gene encoding uncharacterized protein LOC103995888, whose amino-acid sequence is MAEESKSGVGAVAQAATSPKIVLKSIDMSEKMRNDAIDCSRAAFEKHRLEKEIAEYIKKEFDKKYGQTWHCIVGRNFGSYVTHETNHFLYFYVDSKAVLLFKSG